In Trichomycterus rosablanca isolate fTriRos1 chromosome 2, fTriRos1.hap1, whole genome shotgun sequence, the genomic window TTACATTCTAGATTAGTTTATATCTACAAAATGCATCCTCCTCTGCACTGGCCTAGTCAAGCTGTCTTCCTCTGTCTCTAGCCAGCAGTGATGACATGACACTTACCAGCCCCAGCATGGACAATTCTAGTGCAGAGCTGCTGCCAGGTGAAGAATCTCCGCTTAATAAAAGGATGACAGAGACACTGCTGGCCAGCCTGACGGAGCATGAGCGCCATGCCATCCTTAATGTGCCtgctgcacagaaccctgatgACCTGCGCATGTTTGCCAGGTAAAAATAACCTGTGTAATATGTGGGCACTTTATGATGGAAGGCCATGTTGTTGTAAAAGGAATgtatatatgaaatatatttGCATGTGCAGACTTGGCATAATACATCGGTCAGCCATaattttaaaaccacctccttgtttctgcactgcacttttatcagctccacttaccatatagaagcactttgtagtccatctatttctctacatacctttttaagcttctttcaccctgttcttcaatggtcaggaccaccacagagcaggtattatttaggtggtggatgattctcagcactgcagttacaataacatggtggtggtgtgttagtgtgtgttgtgctggtatgagtggatcagacagagcagcactgctggagtttttaaatacagtgtccactcgctgtcctctctattagactctcctacctggttggttcaccttgtagatgtaaagtcagagacgatcgctcatctattgctgctgtttgagttggtcatcttctagaccttcatcagtggtcacaggacgctgcccatgggtgctgttggctggatatatttttggttggtggactattctcagtccagcagtgacagtgaggtgtttaaaaactccatcagcattgctgtgtcttatccactcataccagcacaacacacactaacacaccaccaccatgtcagtgtctctgcagtgctgagaatgatccaccacctaaataatacctgctctgtggtggtcctgggagtcctgaccattgaagaacagcatgaaagggggctaacaaagcatgcagagaaacatggggactacagtcagtaattatagaactacaaagtgcttctatatggtaagtgaagccgataaaatggacagtgagtgtagaaacaaggaggtggttttaatgttatggctgatcggtgtatagtacaGCCCTTAGCCTTTGACAGacttgttttctttgtttgtttctaAAGTGTTTATTAACTCTCTCGCAGATTGCTGCACTATTTCAGGGGCCATCATCACCTGGAGGAAATCATGTACAATGAGAACATTCGCCGTTCCCAGCTAAAGACTCTGTTCGACAAGTTCCGCAGTGTTTTAGTGGTAACCAACCATGAGGACCCTATTATCTCACTCTTCCAGACACCCCCAGAATATCAGTAACAGTTAGGCATGTCATTCAACTTGTcaataacaatgtcattgttaTTGCTCTTAATCATCAAAgtgctttaaatattttttactcGCTGCTGTTTTAACAGAATAAATTAATTCAGAACTGTTCAGTGTGAGGCATAAAACAAGACATGGGCAATATATAGCTATTATGACAGAGAAATGGTGCCTGTGTCTCAGGGCTCTCATTTCCTTTGTAAAGATGAATAACAGTATATTATTAATGAGTGCTGTCGTGTGCTGCCTGAAAGTCATAAAACCTATAGTTACTGCTGCTTCCATGCATTTTCAAGATGGGATAAGAAGTAATCCCTAATGTCATAGATCATTCTGTCAAgcaaacatgaccttaaaataatTCTTTGTAATGATCATTCCAGACTCACATACTTACAAGTACCAAGGCTTTtactatataaaaaaacaagaagtgGATATAAAGAGAAACAAGAAAGCATTGAAGACTTAATTGCAgtgtaaatctttatttaataatagagtatttgttttaaatttttttgatatacaccgatcagccataaaataaaaatcacctCGTCTCcagactcactgtccattttatcagctccacttaccatatagaagcactttgtagttctacaattactgactgtagtccatcttttactctacatagtttttaaacctgctttcaccatgttcttcaatggtcaggaccaccacagagcaggtattatttaggtggtggatcattctcagcactgcagtgacactgacatggtggtggtgtgttagtgtgtgttgtgctggtatgagtggatcagacacagcagcgctgatggagtttttaaacacctcgctgtcactgctggactgagaatagtcctccagccaacagcgccccgtgggcagcgtcctgtgaccactgatgaagatctagaagatgaccaacttaaacggcagcaatagatgagcgaacatctctgactttacatctacaaggtggaccaactaggcaggagtgtctaatagagtgggcagtgagtggacacggtattttaaaactccattggcattgctgtgtctgatccactcataccagcacaacacacactaacacaccaccaccatgtcagtgtcactgcagtgctgagaatgatccaacacctaaataatacctgctatgtagtggtcctgggagagtcctgaccattgaagaacagcatgaaaggaggctaacaaagaatgcagagaaacagattacagtcagtaattgtagaactactgtacaaagtgcttctatatggtaagtggagctgataaaataaacagtgagtgtagaaacaaggaggtggttttaatgttatggctaattggtgtatgtatgtgtgtgtatatgtatacacacacacacatttggaaTTCAGTAATTCATATTTTAAACAAGTACTATCTTTTATTGATATCGAAGACGTTGTCTTCTCACATTGtctgctgccatctagtggctaAGTACTGGAACTGCTTGTCCTTCTATGAAATATCACAAACTGATGGAAACACTTACAGATCCTAACATTATGCAGAGCTAGTGAGTAGAACATGTTTGTttataatttttaaacaaatatattgGGAAGGGGGGGTTAGACCATATGTAAATATCGGGGGTGATGGGTTCCCCCAATGTAAACTGTAAAATGTTTTGTACATCTGCACACTACTGACAAGCATTCCAACTAATCAGCAACTGTCTGAGGGGAGGAAACAGCTCATCTGACGGCTATGTGCACTGTCGTTTGGATACAACCCAGCTTTTCTGGTGGTGTGGATGTCGGCGTAGGAAGAAATTAACATTACAAGGTAAGATTCTCTTTAACACGAATTACAGAATGGGTTCAATGCTGGGTCGTCGACAGTCATTCTATAAAACTAAACTCTGTTTAATGCACATCCAGATACTATATGTACCACAAATATTGGGGCACCtactaattacacacacaggaGCTTTTATTATCACATTCTGAAATacataggcattaatatacagtagagttggtccccttttgcagctataacagttaATACTTCTGGGAAAGCTTTCTACAAATTTTTGGTGTGTTTCTGTGcgaattagggatgtaacgatacactctacccacgatgcgatacgattcacgatacgatttttccctgatttttttaaactaaatgaaattgaagacaaatttattacttctatttaaaataaaatactgtatttgtgcttatatttaaataatatatctaaataatgaatgtccttttatttattagatatgtgcaaactatgcaaaataaaTGCTACACATTTCCcttattctgtaataaaatatatagcgccagcgccctctgctgtttaaaaagaatatcgattcatcttaaatgatgAACCGATTCAAATCGCGGCACATGCGCACCGATTTGTAACTGTTTTCCGGTGcaccgttacatccctagtgcgAATGCTTGCCCATTCATTCAGAAAACCATGTGAGGCCAAGACACTGATGTTGGCGAGGGCCTGGTTTGCGATATCCGCTGTAGTTCATTCCAATGGTGTTCGAAGTTCTTACCATGCCttcatggaccttgctttgtgcactggggcagtcatgctggaacagaaaaaggccttccccaaactgttcccactaAGTTGGGAGCAAAcaattgtccaaaatgtcttggtatgctgaaacaGTAAGACTTCCCTTTAATGGAATTAAGGGGTCTAGGCCAGCCCCTGAAAAACAAACCCATAGCATTATCCcctctccaccaaactttacagttggcatgatgcagtcagacaggtaacATTTTTTGGCATTCggcaaacccagactcatccatcaaaCTGAGTGATAAAGAAGCATGATTTGTCACACAAAAGtttccactgctctagagtccagtggcgaccTGCTTTACACCAATACGATGCTTGGCATTGTGCTTAATGATGTAAGGCTTGCACGCAGCTGCTCGGCTAAAAATCCATGCCATAAAGCTCCCTGGTGCAGTTTTTGTGCTGAAAACTCAGTGTTACTGAGACAGTGGAGCATTGGCGCTCTGCCAATTGGGACTTTTGCCCATGTAGTCTATATCAACATCATATTTGAATTTTTCATATCATTTAATATCCTATCAATTTTAAGCTAATCAAATCTTTCTACACATTTGAAATCATTAGTCAGGAAAATACAGATGTTTATTACATAACCCAACTCTTCAGCTTTTAAATGAGCAATGAGTTCTTGAAACTTTAAGCTACACTTTATCTGTCCTATCAGTTTGTGAGACGTAGTAGCTGCTCACTGCTTGACCTCAGCCTCTTTGTCCCTCAAACTAACACAAGGGTGACCGCGCAGGTAAAAACGAAGTGGTTTGGTGGCCCATTCTCCATGGGACTCGACCCCAATCCTAGGGGCTGAAACTACATCTCTGGTCCCTGGTTTTCCCTCCTGTGTGTTTGCCTCTAGCCACACGTCATCGTCTGTGGCTAGGTCTCTGCGGTCGAAGCTGCGCTGAATATTCAGGGCCTGGCACAGCTTAGAGGGGCCGTTACACAGTTCTCTGTCCTTTATCGTCCTTGCACCCTCTTTACGTTTTGCTGCCCGCAGGCTTCTCATCACATCCTGCCCTTGAAGGGGCTCCAGGGCACGTAAGAGCACTGCTGCTCCCTCccctaaacacacaaaaaacagcaGTTAGCATTTGCATTCTTCTTACTTGTTTGTGGGAGAACATCTGTAAAACTGCTACTGTTTGTTGGGTCCTTTAGGaaaataattcattcaaaaaCGTTGGGTCATCTAGTTATTGCAGTGGGCCTAGTGGTAGtatggtagatttgcagtgcaTAGTGCGAGAAGTCATTCAAACCGGTTTACAAAGACGTGGAAATGAAGAAACAATCAAATTAATCAtctttttactatattttcaaTAAATTATGTGGCATACATCAAGAACATGCATCGAAGACTTTTGAACATTTCCATATTAGTAAGAGTGGTCTCTCCAGAATGACAAGGTATAAGGAGTCATAGGACTGTCTTAAAAAAAAGCCTGAAAATCATAAGCAAGCCATTTTACCAGCTCTAAACAGTGTATGGGAGATTTTAGTCCCCTGTGGGAGGTGTGTTGTAATCTTGACCAGTTTCATTAAAACACCAGTTGAAAAAAGGTGATTGGAACGAATGTTGTCAGTACTCAGTACTGTTCCAGAGATGTGTATATTTAATATGAAGATGGATTTTCTGTCTTCtgtctatacactgatcagccataacattaaaaccacctcctggtttctacacacactgtccattttatcagctccacttgccatatacagtgccttgcaaaagtattcagcccccttgaacttttcaaccttttgccacatttcaggcttcaaacataacaatatgaaattgtaattttttgtgaagaatcaacaacaagtgggacacaatcgtgaagtagaacgaaatttattggatattttaaactttttttagaaataaaaaactaaaaagtggggcgtgcaatattattcagcccctttactttcagtgcagcaaactcactccagaagttcagtgaggatctctgaatgatccaatgttacctaaatgactgatggtgataaatagaatccacctgtgtgtaatcaagtctccgtataaatgcacctgctctgtgacagtctcagagttctgtttaaagcgcagagagcatcatgaagaccaaggaacacaccaggcaggtccgagatactgttgtggagaagtttaaagccggatttggatacaaaaagatttcccaagctttaaacatctcaagaagcactgtgcaagcgatcatattgaaatggaaggagtatcagaccactgcaaatctaccaagacccggccgtccctctaaactttcagctcaaacaaggagaagactgatcagagatgcagccaagaggcccatgatcactctgaatgaactgcagagatctacagctgaggtgggagactctgtccataggacacaatcagtcgtacactgcacaaatctggcctttatggaagagtggcaagaagaaagccatttctcaaagatatctataaaaagtcacctgggagacacaccaaacatgtggaagaaggtgctctggtcagatgaaaccaaaatcgaactttttggccgcaaaacgttatgtttggcgtaaaagcaacacagctcatcaccctgaacacaccatccccactgtcaaacatggtggtggcagcatcatggtttgggcctgcttttcttcagcagggacagggaagatggttaaaattgatgggaagatggatggagccaaatacaggaccattctggaagaaaacctgttgcagtctgcaaaagacctgagactgggatggagatttatcttccaacaagacaatgatccaaaacataaagcaaaatctacaatggaatggttcacaaataaacgtatccaggtgttagaatggccaagtcaaagtccagacctgaatcccatcgagaatctgtggaaagagctgaaaactgctgttcacaaacgctctccatccaacctcactgagctcgagctgttttgcaaggaagaatgggcaaaaatttctgtctctcgatgtgcaaaactgatagagacataccccaagcgacttgcagctgtaatcgcagcaaaaggtggcgctacaaagtattaacgcaagggggctgaataatattgcacgccccacttttcagttttttatttctaaaaaaagtttaaaatatccaataaatttcgttccacttcacgattgtgtcccacttgttgttgattcttcacaaaaaattacaatttcatatctttatgtttaaagcctgaaatgtggcaaaaggttgaaaagttcaagggggctgaatacttttgcaaggcactgtagaagctctttgaagttctacaattactgactgtagtccatctgtttctctacatacctttttagcctgctttcaccctgttcttcaatggtcaggaccccccacagaaaaggtattatttgggtggtggatcattctcagcactgcagtgacactgacatggtggtgggtatgagtggatcagacacagcagcgctgctggagtttttaaatatcgtgtccactcactgtccactctggatatttttggttggtggactattctcagtccagcagggacagtgaggtgtttaaaaactccagcagcgctgctgtgtcttatccactcacaccagcaccatgtcaatgtcactgtagtgctgagaatgatccaccacctaaataatacctactccgtagtggtcctgtgtgggtcctgaccactgaagaacagggttagagcaggctaaaaagtatgtagatgaaCACatagactacagttagtaattgtagaactacaaagtgtttctatatggtacatggagctgattaaaatggacagtgagtagaaacaaggaggtggttataatgttatgcctgatcggtgtacataacATCTACTATCACCCATAAAAGAAAGGAAAACCATGTTTATCATTCATACTAAAGAGCAAGAAGTCTCACCCTGGCTGGAGACATTCATGCACAGGTAGATCCCATATATGTGGTACACATAGATTGTCCCAGGCTTCATGAACATGGCAGCATTTCTCTCTGTGCGTTTGCCACCGGCCGAGTGTGATGCCTTGTCCTCTCCTCCCAAATAGGCTTCTGTCTCGACCACCATGCCTCTTAGCTCCGTGCCATCAGAGTGCCTGCACACCAGCacctaacacacatacacacacacacccccgatTAATTGGAATTGTTCCTGTTTATATTCCTGCCAGTAGATGGTGTATTTGTGTCAAAACCCACACAAtagtaatatacaccgatcagtcataacattaaaaccaccttcttgtttctacactcactgtctattttatcagctccacttatcatatagaagcactttgaagttctacaattactgact contains:
- the mpg gene encoding DNA-3-methyladenine glycosylase → MYSIVLITHAAKRLLCRYGDMATCKRKLLSKTNDDKQITKRPQRLPTSTDHEEIHSLYFPIQTTNEARLKFDFFNQPCVDLARAFLGKVLVCRHSDGTELRGMVVETEAYLGGEDKASHSAGGKRTERNAAMFMKPGTIYVYHIYGIYLCMNVSSQGEGAAVLLRALEPLQGQDVMRSLRAAKRKEGARTIKDRELCNGPSKLCQALNIQRSFDRRDLATDDDVWLEANTQEGKPGTRDVVSAPRIGVESHGEWATKPLRFYLRGHPCVSLRDKEAEVKQ